A stretch of the Phycisphaerae bacterium genome encodes the following:
- a CDS encoding thrombospondin type 3 repeat-containing protein: protein MRPRSFAAICVLAALTGDTIANGACGTIVVVRNGLRQTNQSTVDCLPEWRFNELSTEVEVTETTVKFLGGCWSYLDGYHSQRAYRIYCASRQDITVTYSTVPEHYQQIINRHVCIEFMYPSGSDPVPITNLTVNLSAFKSSQIAVGSRVSGDVSYIGLSRGPGTPTYGGYCRLNLYSDTQQGITGSVNGNINCHDCYLDIAGSILSSANIGCGGPFDGSITCGGSILGHITAASATEGSGTITAAGTITGANIGIANFAGNICSPGLTEDDLPNVQPECGWKVCSQWVIGDDTDGDGYHNCEEECDNDPNKTEPGVCGCGVPDTDSDGDGTANCIDGCPNDPDKTEPGVCGCGVPDTDVDMDSMLDCEDNCPTVYNPDQTDTDGDDSGNACDPDDDEDGIDDPIDNCPLISNSTQTDTDGDGVGDACDNCLNVLNPDQRDTDRDGIGDVCENVIYVKWDASGLNNGTSWTNAYTSLQAALAAAEAAVNLASNPPVKPDIWVAASPNPTDYYKPSVPSGRAATFTLKNNVSVYGGFAGTEEPATFRLADRDFTTKQTVLSGDIGTPGSNADNCYHVVTGSNTDSTALLDGFTITAGNANGSATSEKRGGGLYLAAGSPAIVN from the coding sequence GTGAGGCCACGCAGTTTCGCAGCTATATGTGTACTTGCCGCTCTGACCGGCGACACGATTGCCAACGGTGCCTGTGGCACGATCGTTGTCGTCCGCAACGGCCTTCGGCAAACCAATCAATCTACTGTCGATTGTCTCCCCGAATGGCGATTCAATGAGCTGTCCACTGAAGTCGAGGTAACGGAGACAACGGTGAAGTTCTTGGGAGGATGCTGGAGCTATCTTGACGGCTACCATTCGCAGCGAGCGTATCGCATCTACTGTGCCAGTCGTCAGGATATCACGGTCACTTATTCGACTGTTCCAGAACACTACCAGCAGATCATCAACCGGCACGTCTGCATCGAATTCATGTATCCCTCAGGATCAGACCCGGTCCCGATCACCAACCTCACGGTCAATCTGTCCGCATTCAAGAGCTCCCAGATCGCCGTTGGCTCTCGGGTTTCCGGAGACGTGTCCTACATCGGCTTGTCTCGCGGCCCCGGAACACCCACCTATGGAGGCTACTGCAGACTCAACCTCTACAGCGATACGCAGCAGGGTATCACCGGTAGTGTGAATGGAAACATCAACTGCCATGACTGCTATCTCGATATCGCCGGCAGCATCTTGAGCAGTGCCAACATTGGCTGTGGTGGCCCATTCGACGGCTCCATTACCTGTGGCGGAAGCATCCTCGGCCACATCACTGCGGCGAGCGCCACGGAGGGCTCCGGCACCATAACGGCGGCCGGGACTATCACCGGAGCCAATATCGGCATTGCGAACTTCGCCGGCAACATCTGTTCGCCCGGACTGACCGAAGACGATTTGCCCAATGTGCAGCCGGAGTGTGGATGGAAGGTCTGCAGTCAGTGGGTCATCGGCGATGATACGGACGGCGACGGGTACCACAACTGCGAGGAGGAATGCGACAACGATCCGAACAAGACTGAGCCGGGCGTATGTGGCTGCGGCGTGCCGGATACCGATTCCGACGGCGACGGGACAGCGAATTGCATCGACGGTTGCCCCAATGACCCGGACAAAACAGAGCCAGGCGTGTGCGGATGCGGCGTACCGGACACCGACGTCGACATGGACAGCATGCTGGACTGCGAGGACAATTGCCCGACCGTGTACAACCCGGACCAGACCGACACGGACGGTGACGACTCGGGAAATGCTTGTGACCCAGACGACGACGAAGACGGCATCGACGATCCGATCGACAACTGTCCCCTCATCTCAAACTCGACTCAAACGGATACCGACGGTGACGGCGTGGGCGACGCCTGCGACAACTGTCTCAACGTCCTCAACCCCGACCAACGGGACACCGACCGTGACGGTATCGGCGACGTCTGCGAGAACGTGATCTACGTCAAGTGGGACGCGAGTGGACTGAACAACGGCACAAGCTGGACCAATGCCTACACGTCGTTGCAGGCCGCCCTGGCCGCGGCCGAGGCTGCGGTGAACTTGGCCTCTAACCCGCCGGTGAAACCTGACATCTGGGTGGCCGCGTCCCCGAACCCGACGGACTACTACAAGCCCAGTGTGCCGAGTGGACGGGCAGCGACTTTCACGTTGAAGAACAACGTCTCGGTCTACGGCGGTTTTGCCGGCACCGAAGAGCCGGCCACGTTCAGACTGGCCGATCGCGACTTCACGACGAAGCAGACGGTTCTCAGCGGTGATATCGGCACGCCCGGCAGCAATGCAGACAATTGTTATCACGTCGTTACCGGCAGCAACACGGACAGCACGGCTCTCCTGGATGGCTTCACGATCACGGCCGGCAACGCGAATGGTTCCGCAACCAGCGAGAAGCGCGGGGGCGGGCTGTATCTGGCGGCCGGCAGCCCCGCGATTGTGAACTG
- a CDS encoding PEP-CTERM sorting domain-containing protein (PEP-CTERM proteins occur, often in large numbers, in the proteomes of bacteria that also encode an exosortase, a predicted intramembrane cysteine proteinase. The presence of a PEP-CTERM domain at a protein's C-terminus predicts cleavage within the sorting domain, followed by covalent anchoring to some some component of the (usually Gram-negative) cell surface. Many PEP-CTERM proteins exhibit an unusual sequence composition that includes large numbers of potential glycosylation sites. Expression of one such protein has been shown restore the ability of a bacterium to form floc, a type of biofilm.), with the protein MYRSHWILGTFILFAATASLEAAYIIYEGDVFPENDGWIPGGSQEDPAVYTRSLANGVFRIDATPLGGATVFYRKDVELTTDTVAIEWRARTSNDDGYSYQDLLIGGEDLTSDISISWRSSNAVISLARDVGGLDRTVVGTPLLTSEFHTFRIESFGALFSVYIDGELQVSDTLQAPTGTNLWTQFGFGKDWYYVPTAAEWDYIRIDEVPEPSALLVLVIGLFMAVGRRCSRQ; encoded by the coding sequence ATGTACAGGTCACACTGGATACTCGGCACATTCATTCTCTTCGCGGCTACTGCTTCGCTTGAGGCAGCCTATATCATCTATGAAGGTGACGTGTTTCCGGAGAACGACGGCTGGATTCCGGGAGGGAGCCAGGAAGACCCCGCTGTCTACACCCGTTCGCTTGCCAACGGCGTTTTTCGTATTGACGCTACACCGCTGGGCGGCGCGACGGTGTTCTACCGCAAGGACGTGGAACTGACTACGGACACCGTCGCGATCGAATGGCGGGCAAGAACGTCCAATGACGATGGCTACTCGTATCAGGATCTTCTCATCGGTGGCGAGGATCTGACCAGTGACATCAGCATTTCCTGGCGGTCCTCCAATGCTGTAATCAGCCTGGCCAGGGACGTGGGAGGACTCGATCGTACAGTGGTAGGAACGCCCCTGCTGACAAGTGAGTTTCACACCTTTCGCATCGAGTCGTTTGGCGCATTGTTCTCCGTTTACATCGACGGCGAGCTTCAGGTTAGCGATACTCTCCAGGCTCCCACTGGGACCAACTTGTGGACGCAGTTTGGTTTTGGCAAGGACTGGTACTACGTCCCAACCGCTGCTGAATGGGACTACATCCGCATCGACGAAGTGCCCGAGCCATCAGCATTGCTGGTGTTGGTGATCGGCTTGTTCATGGCCGTCGGCCGCCGCTGCTCGCGGCAGTAG